The stretch of DNA CTTGATTTTGTCTTCTGAAATATCTTCTATCATTCTATCTATTATATATATCGGTTTTTAAGAGGGTTAAACTTTAGATTTTTTTTTTGGAAATTCAATTCCTATTGCAAGGTAGCGGAAAATGGGATGTTAAAGAAAAATACTAGATATTAACAAGGTTTTTTAATAAGAGGAAGTGTTACATTTCTTATTACCCTCAGTCTATTCAAAACCATAGGAAAAATTACGGAACCTCTGTTAATTCTTCTTGTTCAGTAGTTAAGGTAGTAAGGAGCAAAATTTAAAAATTTGCCAAAGTTGAGTATTTTAATCTTCTTGTATTTTTTCCAATTTTTCAAGCATCTTTTCAAATTGGTATGATGAATCTTTCGCTAATTTAACAAGGGCTTCAACAAGGTTTTCTTTTACCCCTGTGGGATTTATAAGAAATAGGCAATTTAGCAATTCGGAAAATGCTTCCTTATTAAAATAGAAGATGCCTTCATATTCATTAAGATGGATGTATTTTTGGACAAGGTTATCTTGCAATAGACCTTTTATATCAGAATCCCAATCAGGATGAGAGGATAAAATAGAGATTAAAATGCCTTCCCTTTCATTGCATTTTACCTCTTCCTTCCTTTTTTTAAGATACCACAATGACAATATGTCCAGAAACCCAAAATATTTTTGAGGAATCCTTCTTTTTATCTCCTCCTTAATAGAGAATTTTTTCATCTCATACTCAATATTTAAAATACCGGCTCCATTAAGGGAGGCACAAAAAGAGCCTATCATTCCATCCTTATCAAAAACCTCTCTAAAATCAAGGAATATGTGATACTTAAATGCCTCTAATTCAATGTATAGCCCCTTTTCTGAAAGCTCATTTGCACTCCTTATATACTCTAAGTGAGATTTGTGGTCTCTGAAGATATAGTAATAGCCATCATCCCTTTTTAAAGATAAGCAATCGCACAAATCCATTTGAATAAGCCTTTTTCCCTCAAGCCTTGCAGATGATATTTCAATGAAGCCCGATGTGCTTGCATATTTGTTGTGATAAACAACAATAGCCCTCTCATTTCCAAATTTATTGGTATATACAAAGACATCCTCATTAACATAGCCCTCCTTTGTATAGAGGTCAAAGAGATAGAAATTAGAGACACCACTAAATAAATATCTTTTTTTAAGCAAGGGAAAAATTTCCCTTTTATGCCTTTCAACAAGGTTTAAATCAGGGGTTTCGTCCCAATAAGGCTTTTTATACTCCATCCCATATTTTTCATTAAACCCCTCAATCTGGCCATGTGAAAACATAGGAAGACCTGGCAATGTTACCATCATTAAACAGGTGCCAAAATACTTATCATCCTTGCCAAATTGGGCAATGGCTGTCTCCTCATCTGGATTGCTCATAAAATTGACAAACCTTTCCAAAATTCTTGGGTTATACTCCAAAACATTCTTTATAACAGAACGATACTTTGCATTATCCTCCATCTTTAGCATATTCATAAAGGAAGAGTTATAAACCCTGTGCATCCCCAATGTTTTAACAAAATACCCCTCCATAAGCCAGAATGCCTCTGCCAGAAGGAGGGTATCAGGAATTTCAGATGCTACTCTGTCTACAACCTCTCTCCAGAATTCCTGCGGGAATACATTATCAAATTCATCTTTTGAAATCCCAAATTCAGCCCTTGAGGGGATTGCACCACCAGAGCCTGGAAATGGAAACCAAAGCCTTTGATAATGGAATTTTGTAAGGGTCATTGCCGCATCAAACCTGATGATGGGAAATTTCCTTGCACAATGAAGGATTGTTTGAATTACAGCCTCCCTTACCTCCTCCTTTAAAAAATTTAGCTGGGCTGTATCATTCCATGGCATATGCGTTCCATCATTTCCATGATAGATGTATTTTACATCGCCTGTCCAATGGTCAACACGCTTAAATACAACAGCCGCATCGCTTCTTCTTAAATATCCATCTTCAAGATATATTCCAACCCTTTCGTCATTTGAGAGATTAGGTCCATTAAAGGAATACCCTGGGAATGGTGGATGATTTAGCTGAATAAACCAATCTGGATGCTCAATTACCCATTTTGAATAAATGCCAATGTGATTAGGAACCATATCGCCTGCCAGCCTTATTCCCCTTTGCCAACAACGAGCCCTTAAATTTTCAAAGGAAGCTTCTCCACCCAAATCCTGGGCAATTACATAGTCATAGAGGGAATAGGCAGATGA from bacterium encodes:
- a CDS encoding alpha-amylase family glycosyl hydrolase; this translates as MKDIFHIAKKAKEKYQISDFSLYSIRKIAKALNKSASSLNAIILIHRIFHHICLKYREDKEKNVFNDSFIWIDTRVSHFKETIAKFIDEFQLEREDVIEELLLLSFAYENPSFSLYKRLFSLKRIKYEEIKGCIFEYFMDMPLFGPFDQSLAEMLNTPQRLFPTSISGQLSYIKDNWAYLLPKELLESLLLGIDLIKEEEALRMMGKGPLKALDFKGDFLKGFGPDYERFSEDAFWMPKVVMLAKNTYVWLEQLSRKYKRWIKGLNEVPDEELDELASYGFNAIWLIGLWERSPASCKIKQMTGNAEAVSSAYSLYDYVIAQDLGGEASFENLRARCWQRGIRLAGDMVPNHIGIYSKWVIEHPDWFIQLNHPPFPGYSFNGPNLSNDERVGIYLEDGYLRRSDAAVVFKRVDHWTGDVKYIYHGNDGTHMPWNDTAQLNFLKEEVREAVIQTILHCARKFPIIRFDAAMTLTKFHYQRLWFPFPGSGGAIPSRAEFGISKDEFDNVFPQEFWREVVDRVASEIPDTLLLAEAFWLMEGYFVKTLGMHRVYNSSFMNMLKMEDNAKYRSVIKNVLEYNPRILERFVNFMSNPDEETAIAQFGKDDKYFGTCLMMVTLPGLPMFSHGQIEGFNEKYGMEYKKPYWDETPDLNLVERHKREIFPLLKKRYLFSGVSNFYLFDLYTKEGYVNEDVFVYTNKFGNERAIVVYHNKYASTSGFIEISSARLEGKRLIQMDLCDCLSLKRDDGYYYIFRDHKSHLEYIRSANELSEKGLYIELEAFKYHIFLDFREVFDKDGMIGSFCASLNGAGILNIEYEMKKFSIKEEIKRRIPQKYFGFLDILSLWYLKKRKEEVKCNEREGILISILSSHPDWDSDIKGLLQDNLVQKYIHLNEYEGIFYFNKEAFSELLNCLFLINPTGVKENLVEALVKLAKDSSYQFEKMLEKLEKIQED